CGCGGCCTCGGTCGGCCAGGACGTGTCGTTCGGCCCGATGAACCTGGGGCTGCCGGAGGAGGAGGTACGGCTACGGGTGCGGGAGGCCCTGGAGGCGCTGGACATCGTGGCCCTGGAGGACCGGCCGACGCATCTGCTGTCGTACGGGCAGCGGAAGCGGGCCGCGATCGCGGGCGCCGTCGCGATGCGCCCCCGGGTGCTGATCATGGACGAGCCGACGGCCGGGCTCGACCCGCACGGGCAGGAGCGGCTGCTCGACGCGCTCGAACGGCTCCGGGCGGGCGGGACGACGGTCGTGATGGCGACGCACGACGTGGACCTCGCGCTGCGCTGGGCCGACGAGGCGGCCGTGCTCTCCCCCGCCGGTCTGCGCACCGGCCCGGTCGCCGAGCTCCTGGCGGACGACGAGCTGCTGGCGGCGGCCCGGCTGCGCCGGCCCTGGGGCACTTCGGTGGCGCGCCTCCTGCGGGCCCACGGGCTGCTCGGCGAGGACGCGGCGGAGCCCCGGACCCCGGAGGACCTGGACGCATGGGCCGGGACGGTGGGGACGGGGACGGGGACGGCGGGGACGCGGACGGCGGGGGCCGGGACCGCAGGGGGCGGGACGGCGGGGGCCGGGACCGCAGGGGGTCCTCTCGTGCCGGCCCGGCAGGCTACCGAGTAGTAGACATCACTCCCGGATTCTTCTGCAACTAGTTGCAGAAGGTCCTCGCGGTCGCCTAGAACAGAGGTCGACGACCCCTGCGCGAGGAGACGCCCCCATGACCCCGTACCCGCACCTGCTGAGCCCGCTCGACCTCGGGTTCACCACCCTGCCCAACCGGGTGATCATGGGCTCGATGCACGTCGGCCTGGAGGAGACCGAGCACGGCTTCGAGCGCATGGCCGCCTTCTACGCCGAGCGAGCCCGGGGCGGCGTCGGCCTCATCGTCACCGGCGGCATCGCGCCCAACGAGGCCGGCCGCCCCTGGGACGGCGGGGCCAAGCTGACCACGGCCGAGGAGGTCGCCGAGCACCGGCTGATCACCGACGCCGTGCACGCCGAGGGCGGCCGGATCGCGATGCAGATCCTGCACTTCGGCCGGTACGCCTACCACCCGGGACTCGTCGGCCCCAGCCCGATCAAGGCGCCCATCAGCCCCTTCGTACCGAACGAGCTGTCCGACGCCGAGGTCGAGCAGACCGTCGAGGACTACGCGCGCTGCGCCGAGCTCGCCAAGGAGGCCGGCTACGACGGCGTCGAGGTGATGGGCTCCGAGGGCTACCTCATCAACGAGTTCATCGCCGCCGCCACCAACCGGCGCACCGACCGCTGGGGCGGCTCGTACGAGAACCGGGTCCGCTTCCCGCTGGAGATCGTCCGCCGGATCCGCGAGCGCGTCGGCGAGGACTTCATCCTCGTCTACCGCCTCTCCATGCTGGACCTCGTCCCCGGCGGCTCCACCCTGGAGGAGGTCGTCCAGCTCGCCAAGGAGATCGAAGCCGCCGGCGCGACCATCATCAACACCGGCATCGGCTGGCACGAGGCGCGCATCCCCACCATCGCCACCTCCGTGCCGCGCGGTGCCTACACCTGGGTGACGAAGAAGCTCATGGGCGCGGTCTCCGTGCCGCTCGTCACCTCCAACCGCATCAACACCCCCGAGGTCGCCGAGGAGATCCTCGCCGACGGCCGCGCCGACCTGGTGTCGCTGGCCCGCCCGTTCCTCGCGGACCCCGCCTTCGTCGCCAAGGCGACCGCCGGCCGCGCCGACACCATCAACACCTGCATCGGCTGCAACCAGGCGTGCCTCGACCACACCTTCAACCTGAAGATCACCTCCTGCCTGGTCAACCCGCGCGCCTGCCACGAGACCGAACTGGTCCTCTCCCCCACCCGCCTCGCCAAGCGCGTCGCGGTCGTCGGCGCGGGCCCCGCCGGTCTGGCCTGCGCGGTCTCCGCGGCCGAACGCGGCCACTCCGTCACCCTCTTCGACGGCGCCGCCGAGATCGGCGGCCAGCTGAACATCGCCAAGCGGGTCCCGGGCAAGGAGGAGTTCGACGAGACGCTGCGCTACTTCCGCGTCCAGCTCGCCGAGCACGGCATCGACGTCCGCCTGAACACGTACGTCTCCGCCGCCGACCTGGAGGGCTACGACGAGGTCGTCGTCGCCACCGGCGTCACCCCCCGCACCCCCGGCATCGCCGGCGAGGACCACCCGAGCGTTCTCAGCTACCTCGACGTGCTGCGCGACGGCGCGCCCGTCGGCGAGCGGGTCGCGATCATCGGCGCGGGCGGCATCGGCTTCGACGTCGCCGAGTTCCTCACCGACGGCGGCGAGGGCGCGAGCCAGGACCCCGAGACGTACTTCCGCCAGTGGGGCGTCGACACCTCGTACGAGAACCGTGGCGGACTGCGCGCGCCCGAGCGGAACGCGCCGCCGCGCCAGGTCCACCTGCTCCAGCGCAAGACCTCCAAGGTCGGCGCGGGCCTGGGCAAGACGACCGGCTGGATCCACCGCACCGAGCTCAAGCACCGCGGCGTCACCATGGTGGCCGGGGTGTCGTACGAGCGGATCGACGACGCGGGCCTGCACGTCACCATCGACGGCGAGGCGCAGCTCCTGCCGGTCGACACCATCGTGCTCTGCGCGGGGCAGGAACCCCGCCGCGACCTGTACGAGGAGCTGGTCGCCGCCGGCCGCCCGGTGCACCTCATCGGCGGTGCCGACGTCGCCGCCGAGCTGGACGCGAAGCGGGCGATCGACCAGGGCACGCGGCTCGCCGCCACCCTCTGACCGCCGTCCCGTGATCACCCTGGCCGGCCGAACCTAGGATGCGAGCATGTCCCTCCCGCACGCGATCCTCACCGCGCTGCTCGAAAAGCCGTCCTCCGGCCTCGAACTGACGCGCCGCTTCGACAAGTCGATCGGCTACTTCTGGTCGGCCACGCACCAGCAGATCTACCGCGAGCTCGGGAAACTGGAGCAGGCGGGGCACATCCGCGCCCTGCCCGCCCCGGTGCCCGCGCGGGGGCAGAAGAAGGAGTACGAGGTGCTGCCCGCGGGCCGGGCGGAGCTCACCGACTGGGTGGGCAGGGCGGAGGACCCGAAACCGCTCCGGTCGGCGCTGCTGCTGCGGATGCGGGCGGCGGCGATGGTGGGGGCGGCGGGGCTGCGGGCCGAACTGCGCCGCCATCTCGCTCTCCATCAGGCGCAGTTGGACGAGTACCTGCTGATCGAGGCGCGAGATTTCCCTGCGGAGCGCCGCCGGACGGAACCGGACCGGTTGCGGCATCTCGTGCTGCGGGGCGGGGTGGATCTGGAACGGTTCTGGGTGAGCTGGCTGACGAGCGCGCTGGCGGAACTGGGCGCGGAGGAGTAGGGCCGGCACGCTGGGCGGTGCCCTTCCGCCACCCGCCGTGTGGGCAATCGTTCCGCAGGGCGATGGGGGTCCCCCCTGCTCGAGCGAAGCCGAGAGCTTGGGGGAGGGTGGGCACACGGGACGGCGCCCTCTCGCGGCGCCTCCGCGTTCCGCGCCTGGACCCGCACCCCGAGCCGCGGCGCACATCCGGTGCGGGTTCAGGCGCGGAAGCCTCTGGCGCCGGCATCGGCGCCGTCCGGGCGGGTGGGCACCGCCCCAGCGGAACGATTGCCCACAACGGGGTGGGCGCCGGCGGAACGCCCGCCCACAACGGGGGACGCCCGCCGCCACGCCGCATCCCGTAGCAACCGCAGGCCGTTCAGGCCCACCAGGACCGTCGAGCCCTCGTGGCCCGCGACGCCCAGGGGGAGCGGGAGGTGGCCCGCGAGGTCCCACACGACGAGCGCGCCGATGCAGACGCCGGCGATCCACAGGTTCTGGACGACCAGGCGTCGGGCACGGCGCGAAAGGGCCACGACCGCCGGGATCGCGCGGAGTTCGTCGCGGACCACGACCGCGTCGGCGGTGTCCAGGGCGAGGTCGGAGCCGGCCCGGCCCATCGCGATGCCGGTGTGGGCGGCCGCGAGGGCCGGGGCGTCGTTGACGCCGTCGCCGACGAGCAGCACCCGAGCGCCCGCCCGCTCCCACTCCCGTACCGCCTCCGCCTTCTCGTGCGGCAGAAGACCGGCGCGGACGTCGTCGATCCCTGCCTCGGCGGCGATGCGCGCCGCCGCGCCCGCGTTGTCGCCCGTCAGCAGGGTGGGGGCGCGGCCGGTCAGTCGGGCCAGGGCCGCCACCGCCTCGGGGGCGCCGTCCCGGAGGCGGTCGGAGAGGTCGAGGACGGCGGCGACGGCGCCGTCGACGACGACCTCGACGGCCGTGTCGGCGTGGTGCCCGGCCGCCCGCCGGACCCGCACCTCGCGGCCGCCGACCACCGCCCGTACCCCTCGGCCCGGTTCCGCGTCGAACGCGCTCGCCTCGGGGATGTCCAGGCCGCGGGCGCGGGCCTCGGCCACCACGGCGCGGGCGAGGGGGTGTTCGCTGGGCAGCTCGGCCGCCGCGGCGAGGGCGAGGGCGGAGGCGTCGCCGTGGACGGCCGTCACCGTCGGGGTGCCTTCCGTGAGGGTGCCGGTCTTGTCGAGGGCCACCCGGTCGACCGCGCCGAGCCGTTCCATCACCACGGCCGACTTGACGAGGACGCCGTGGCGTCCGGCCGTGGCGATCGCGCAGAGCAGCGGCGGCATGGTGGCGAGGACCACGGCGCAGGGCGAGGCGACGATCATGAAGGTCATCGCGCGGAGGAGGGCCTCGGTGACGTCGGCGCCGAGGGCGACGGGAAGGCCGAAGAGGGCGAGGGTGGCGACGACGACGCCGACCGAGTAGCGCTGTTCGATCTTCTCGACGAAGAGCTGGGTGGGGGCCTTGGTGGCGCTCGCCTCCTCGACGAGGGCGACGATCCGGGCGATGACGGAGTCGGCCGCGTCCTTGTCGACGCGGACGCGGAGCGCCCCGGAGCCGTTGAGGGTGCCCGCGAAGACGGTGTCGCCGGCCGCCTTGGGGACGGGGAGCGGTTCGCCGGTGATGCTCGCCTGGTCGACGTCGCTCGTGCCGCGCAGGACGGTGCCGTCGGCGGGGAGCCGTTCCCCGGGCCGTACGAGGACGGTGTCGCCGACCGCGAGGTCGGCCGCCTCGACGGTCTCCTCGTGTGCGGAGTCCCCGGCGGTGAGCCGGACCGCGGTGGCGGGGGCGAGGTCGAGGAGGCCGCGGACGGAGTCGGCGGTGCGGCGGGTGGCGAGGGCCTCCAGGGCGCCGGACACGGCGAAGATGACGATGAGGAGCCCGCCGTCGAGGTACTGACCGATGGCGGCGGCACCGAGCGCGGCGACCACCATCAGCAGGTCGACGTCGAGGGAGCGTTCGCGCAGCGCCTGGAGCCCCGCGCAGGCGGGTTCCCAGCCTCCGGCGGCGTAGCAGATCGCGTAGAGCGGGCCCAGGAGCCAGGCCGGGGCGCCGGCCAGGTCGAGCGGGAGGGCGGCGAGGAAGGCCAGGGCGGCGAGGGCCGCCCAGCGCACCTCGGGCAGGGTCGTGGCCCGGGTGCGGTGGGTCGGCGCCGGTGTGCGGACGGAGGCCGGGGCCTGGGGGGTGGCGAGCTCCGGGAGGGCCATGGGAGGGACACCTCTTTCGAGGGCGGCGGGGAGGAGGGTCACCACCATACTCGAATACATGAAGAGGTCTTCACATATTGACATACGAGCGCCGCTACGATGAGCGCATGGGACACGGAGCGAACGGCGAGACCACCCCCGCAGCCCACCTGGACGCCGAGTCCGCGGCCACCATCGCCGCCACCCTCCAGGCCCTCGCCACCCCGTCCCGGCTGATGATCCTCACCACGCTCCGCCAGGGCCCGTGCGGCGTCACCGAACTGGCCTCCGCCGTCGGGATGGAGCAGTCCGCCGTCTCCCACCAGCTCCGGCTGCTCCGGGCGCTGGGTCTGGTCACCGGCGTCCGGCAAGGGCGGCGCATCGAGTACAGCCTGTACGACAACCACGTCGCCCAGCTCCTCGACGAGGCCGTCTACCACATCGAGCACCTGAGGCTCGGGGCGCGCGACGGCGCCCGCGACGCGGCCCGCACCGACGTGGATACTGGTCAGTTGTAGTTCCACGACACGAAAGGGCGGGTATGGCCGACGACTTGGGGCACCGCGCGACACGTCACGCGGTGGTCATCGGGGGAAGTCTCGCTGGGCTGCTGGCGGCTCGGGTGCTCGCCGAGCACGCCGAGAAGGTGACGGTCGTCGAGCGCGACCGCTTCCCGGAGGGGCCCGAGGCGCGGCCCGGCGTCCCGCAGGGCCGGCACCTCCACGTCCTCATCGCGGGCGGGCAGCAGGCCTTCGACGAGCTGCTCCCCGGCTTCATGAAGGAGCTCGGCGAGCTCGGCGCCCCCAAGGTGGGCGTCCCGGAGGACATGGTCCAGTGGCAGAACGGCAAGTGGTTCCGCCGGACGCCCGCGAGCGCGCACTTCTACTCGGGCGCACGCCCGCAGCTGGAGTGGCTGGTGCGGCAGCGGGTGTTCGCCGACCCGCGCATCGAACTGGTCGAGGGCCACGAGACGGTGGGCCTGACCGGTGACTCCTCGCGCGTGCGCGGCGTACGGCTGCGTGAGCGCGGCGCGGGCGCCGAGAAGGAGACCCGGGTCCTGGAGGCCGATCTGGTCGTGGACGCGTCCGGGCGCTCCACCAGGTCCGCGGACTGGCTGGCCGGGATCGGCGCCGAGGCGCCGCACGAGGAGACCATCGACACCGGTCTCGCGTACGGCACGCGGGTCTACCGCGCCCCGGCCGGGGTCCTGGGCAGCGACGCCATGGGCTACTTCATCGTGCCCAACCCCGAGCAGGAGTACGGGGCCGTCGTGCTGCCCGTCGGCGACGGCACCCACCTCGTCACCCTCTCGGGGCTGCGCGGCAACGAACCGCCGACCGAGGAGGGGGCGTTCGAGGAGTACGCCCGGCGGATGCCGCACTCCGTGATCAGCGACTGGCTGGCGGAGGCGGAGCCGGTGTCCCCGGTGTACGGCTTCCGCAGGACCGCCAACATCCGGCGCCGGTACGACCGTCCGGGCCGCCGCCCGGCCGGTTTCCTCGCCACCGGCGACGCGCTGTGCGCCTTCAACCCGATCTACGGGCAGGGCATGGCCGTCGCCGCGCTCACCGCCCTCGCGCTGCGCCGGGCGCTGGCCGACCCGAAGCGCACGCCCACCACGTGGAACGTGCAGAAGGCACTGCTCGCGGCCTCGCAGCAGGCCTGGGACATCTCGACGGGCGCCGACAAGAAGATGCCCGGCGCCGTCGGCGGCGGGGCCGCTCCCGGCGCCCTGGACAAGGCGGTCGGCTGGTACCTGAGCCGGGTGCAGGAGCGCGCCGCGGGCGACCCGGTCGTCGGCATCCCCTTCCGCAGGGCGCTCACCCTCACCGCCCCGATGACGGCGCTGTTCGCCCCCGCGGTGGCACGGGCGGTCCTCTTCGGGCCGGTCCACGAGACCCCGGCCGAGCCGCCGCTGCGCCGCGACGCGTAGAGCCGTACGGGTGACGGCGGCCTCGCGGCGCGTTCAGGCGCCCGGGGCCGCCGTCACCATGCCGGCGGCTATGGCCGCGCCGAGGGCCGCGTAGTCGTCGGCGTTCTGCCCGGCGTAGGCGAGCGCGAAGTCGGCCACCGCGCGGTCGAAGACGTCCGAGCCGCCGAGGTAGGCGGCGATGGCGATCCGGTCGCCGGTGCGGGCGTGCGCGCGGGCCAGGGCGCGGCCGCAGAGCCGCGCGTAGTCCCGCAGGGTGGCCGGGGACATGGTCTCCACCTCTGCGGAGCCCTTCATGTCGCGCAGCTGCCGCCAGTAGAAGTGGCGCTGTTCGGGTCCGGTCATCCAGCCGAGGAAGATGTCGCTCGCGGCCTGGATGAGCCGCTGTCCGCAGACGACGCGGTGGCCCTGGTGGGGGTAGGAGGACGGCGCCAGATACGGTTCGAGGGCGGAGCGGCCGGCTTCCTTGATCTGGAGGATGAGGGGGTCGCCGTCGTCCCGGCCTTCGAGGAGGAGCACGAAGCAGCGGGTGCCGACGCTGCCGACTCCGACGACCTTCCGTGCGGCCTCGACGTAGTGGTAGCGGTCGAGGAGGACGCGGCGCTCCTCGGGGAGGGAGCTGCGGTAGTCGCTGAAGATCTTGCCGAGGGTGGCCCGGTCGATGTCCGTGACGCGTTCGAGGAGCGGCGGGTCGTCGACGATGTGCCGGTTCCCGGCCTCGTCCCGCTCGGTGAGCTTGCCGAGGGCCTGGAGGCTGGTGCGGCGGCGGGCGCCGGCGAGCCGTTTGGTGAGGCGGGCGCGGTCCTGGCCGCGTACGACGTGAAGGATGTCGTCGGCGGAGATCCGCTCGTACCAGACCTCCAGCTCCCCCAGGTCGGCGAGGCGGCGCATGGCCGTGCGGTACGCCTCGACGGCGACGAGCGCCGCGCGGTGGGCCTTGGGCTTGGCGCTGCCGTTCTGGAGGGCGGCGACGGTGACGCTGGCGGCGAGCCTCTTGACGTCCCATTCGAAGGGGCCGGGGAGGGTCTCGTCGAAGTCGTTCACGTCGAAGAGGAGCGTCCGTTCGGGTGAGGCGTACACCCCGAAGTTGAGCAGATGGGCGTCGCCGCAGAGCTGCACGGTGAGCCCGGTGTGGCGCTGGGCGCCGAGGTCGGCGGCCATGACGCCGGCCGCGCCGCGCAGGAAGGCGAAGGGGGAGACCGCCATCCTGCCGTACCGGAGGGGGACGAGGTCGGGCAGCCGGTCCTGGGACTCGCGCTCCAGGACGTCCAGCGGGGCGGGGCGCTGTGAGCTGGGTATCCAGCGCCCGTGGGAGGAGCGGGGGACGCGCTTGCGGGCCGCCCGGCCCCTCGCGGCCCGTTCCGAAGGAGTCGTCATCCGGCCTCACCCGCTTCTGTCCGCAGCCGTGCCACCGGCCCGTCACCTGTGACCTCATTACAAGGCGCCTCGCTCGTTTCGGCCACTCTGCCGGACCGGTCTGGCGAAATGGTTTAGACCAATGATAGGAATTGATCACCCAGGGGCCCCCTGCTGTCACGCTGAGCAAAGAGAGGGTTGATCATGGCCGAGCCCGAATCCGGGGCGGCGGCGGAAGTGCCGCTCTATCTCCGGGTCGCCGCCGCCCTGCGCGAGGACCTCGCCCAGCGGCGCATCTCCCCCGGCAGCCGGCTCCCTTCGGAGCGATCGCTTTCCCAGCGCTACCACGTCAACCGGCAGACCGTCCGCAGCGCTCTCCAACTCCTCAGGGAGGAACGGCTCGTGGTCACCGACCGGCGCGGCACCTTCGCCGCCGCCGACTCGTCCGCGTCCGAGCCGGCCGCGCCCGCCCTGACGGCCCGCCGGCCGACGTTTCCCGGGGGGCCGCGGGCGGCGGAGGCGCTGGTGCGGGCCTCGCTGACCTGGGAGCCGCCGCCCGCTCCCCTGGCGGCCCGGCTCCTGCTCACTCCCGGCGAGCCGACGCTGGTCCACCGGCACACGGTGCTCGGGCCGCAGGGGGCGGCGCTGCAGCGGGCGGTGTCGTGGTTCTCCCGGCCGGCTCTCGCCGAGATCCCCCAGCTCTCCCGGTACCGGCGGGCC
This is a stretch of genomic DNA from Streptomyces sp. R44. It encodes these proteins:
- a CDS encoding FAD-dependent oxidoreductase gives rise to the protein MADDLGHRATRHAVVIGGSLAGLLAARVLAEHAEKVTVVERDRFPEGPEARPGVPQGRHLHVLIAGGQQAFDELLPGFMKELGELGAPKVGVPEDMVQWQNGKWFRRTPASAHFYSGARPQLEWLVRQRVFADPRIELVEGHETVGLTGDSSRVRGVRLRERGAGAEKETRVLEADLVVDASGRSTRSADWLAGIGAEAPHEETIDTGLAYGTRVYRAPAGVLGSDAMGYFIVPNPEQEYGAVVLPVGDGTHLVTLSGLRGNEPPTEEGAFEEYARRMPHSVISDWLAEAEPVSPVYGFRRTANIRRRYDRPGRRPAGFLATGDALCAFNPIYGQGMAVAALTALALRRALADPKRTPTTWNVQKALLAASQQAWDISTGADKKMPGAVGGGAAPGALDKAVGWYLSRVQERAAGDPVVGIPFRRALTLTAPMTALFAPAVARAVLFGPVHETPAEPPLRRDA
- a CDS encoding DUF2252 domain-containing protein; this encodes MTTPSERAARGRAARKRVPRSSHGRWIPSSQRPAPLDVLERESQDRLPDLVPLRYGRMAVSPFAFLRGAAGVMAADLGAQRHTGLTVQLCGDAHLLNFGVYASPERTLLFDVNDFDETLPGPFEWDVKRLAASVTVAALQNGSAKPKAHRAALVAVEAYRTAMRRLADLGELEVWYERISADDILHVVRGQDRARLTKRLAGARRRTSLQALGKLTERDEAGNRHIVDDPPLLERVTDIDRATLGKIFSDYRSSLPEERRVLLDRYHYVEAARKVVGVGSVGTRCFVLLLEGRDDGDPLILQIKEAGRSALEPYLAPSSYPHQGHRVVCGQRLIQAASDIFLGWMTGPEQRHFYWRQLRDMKGSAEVETMSPATLRDYARLCGRALARAHARTGDRIAIAAYLGGSDVFDRAVADFALAYAGQNADDYAALGAAIAAGMVTAAPGA
- a CDS encoding FAD-dependent oxidoreductase is translated as MTPYPHLLSPLDLGFTTLPNRVIMGSMHVGLEETEHGFERMAAFYAERARGGVGLIVTGGIAPNEAGRPWDGGAKLTTAEEVAEHRLITDAVHAEGGRIAMQILHFGRYAYHPGLVGPSPIKAPISPFVPNELSDAEVEQTVEDYARCAELAKEAGYDGVEVMGSEGYLINEFIAAATNRRTDRWGGSYENRVRFPLEIVRRIRERVGEDFILVYRLSMLDLVPGGSTLEEVVQLAKEIEAAGATIINTGIGWHEARIPTIATSVPRGAYTWVTKKLMGAVSVPLVTSNRINTPEVAEEILADGRADLVSLARPFLADPAFVAKATAGRADTINTCIGCNQACLDHTFNLKITSCLVNPRACHETELVLSPTRLAKRVAVVGAGPAGLACAVSAAERGHSVTLFDGAAEIGGQLNIAKRVPGKEEFDETLRYFRVQLAEHGIDVRLNTYVSAADLEGYDEVVVATGVTPRTPGIAGEDHPSVLSYLDVLRDGAPVGERVAIIGAGGIGFDVAEFLTDGGEGASQDPETYFRQWGVDTSYENRGGLRAPERNAPPRQVHLLQRKTSKVGAGLGKTTGWIHRTELKHRGVTMVAGVSYERIDDAGLHVTIDGEAQLLPVDTIVLCAGQEPRRDLYEELVAAGRPVHLIGGADVAAELDAKRAIDQGTRLAATL
- a CDS encoding GntR family transcriptional regulator gives rise to the protein MAEPESGAAAEVPLYLRVAAALREDLAQRRISPGSRLPSERSLSQRYHVNRQTVRSALQLLREERLVVTDRRGTFAAADSSASEPAAPALTARRPTFPGGPRAAEALVRASLTWEPPPAPLAARLLLTPGEPTLVHRHTVLGPQGAALQRAVSWFSRPALAEIPQLSRYRRARDCRQQPDLRLLYHWMHQAGLRITHRESVGVPPGPATTTQGGAARLVVHRVVSDQHGHALEITDIDFSAQSAAWTYEFSA
- a CDS encoding ArsR/SmtB family transcription factor, translating into MGHGANGETTPAAHLDAESAATIAATLQALATPSRLMILTTLRQGPCGVTELASAVGMEQSAVSHQLRLLRALGLVTGVRQGRRIEYSLYDNHVAQLLDEAVYHIEHLRLGARDGARDAARTDVDTGQL
- a CDS encoding ATP-binding cassette domain-containing protein, with the translated sequence MTSPTPTTPVVELVKAGFAYEDGPAVLSGVDFAVAEGRAIALLGRNGSGKTTLLRLLSGGLRCGSGSLLLDGAEVSYDRKGLTRLRTTVQLVVQDPDDQLFAASVGQDVSFGPMNLGLPEEEVRLRVREALEALDIVALEDRPTHLLSYGQRKRAAIAGAVAMRPRVLIMDEPTAGLDPHGQERLLDALERLRAGGTTVVMATHDVDLALRWADEAAVLSPAGLRTGPVAELLADDELLAAARLRRPWGTSVARLLRAHGLLGEDAAEPRTPEDLDAWAGTVGTGTGTAGTRTAGAGTAGGGTAGAGTAGGPLVPARQATE
- a CDS encoding PadR family transcriptional regulator, which translates into the protein MSLPHAILTALLEKPSSGLELTRRFDKSIGYFWSATHQQIYRELGKLEQAGHIRALPAPVPARGQKKEYEVLPAGRAELTDWVGRAEDPKPLRSALLLRMRAAAMVGAAGLRAELRRHLALHQAQLDEYLLIEARDFPAERRRTEPDRLRHLVLRGGVDLERFWVSWLTSALAELGAEE
- a CDS encoding heavy metal translocating P-type ATPase produces the protein MALPELATPQAPASVRTPAPTHRTRATTLPEVRWAALAALAFLAALPLDLAGAPAWLLGPLYAICYAAGGWEPACAGLQALRERSLDVDLLMVVAALGAAAIGQYLDGGLLIVIFAVSGALEALATRRTADSVRGLLDLAPATAVRLTAGDSAHEETVEAADLAVGDTVLVRPGERLPADGTVLRGTSDVDQASITGEPLPVPKAAGDTVFAGTLNGSGALRVRVDKDAADSVIARIVALVEEASATKAPTQLFVEKIEQRYSVGVVVATLALFGLPVALGADVTEALLRAMTFMIVASPCAVVLATMPPLLCAIATAGRHGVLVKSAVVMERLGAVDRVALDKTGTLTEGTPTVTAVHGDASALALAAAAELPSEHPLARAVVAEARARGLDIPEASAFDAEPGRGVRAVVGGREVRVRRAAGHHADTAVEVVVDGAVAAVLDLSDRLRDGAPEAVAALARLTGRAPTLLTGDNAGAAARIAAEAGIDDVRAGLLPHEKAEAVREWERAGARVLLVGDGVNDAPALAAAHTGIAMGRAGSDLALDTADAVVVRDELRAIPAVVALSRRARRLVVQNLWIAGVCIGALVVWDLAGHLPLPLGVAGHEGSTVLVGLNGLRLLRDAAWRRASPVVGGRSAGAHPVVGNRSAGAVPTRPDGADAGARGFRA